CTTACAGAAAACTGGCATaccaaagaacttttaaaataatgtggagtacaaggccaggcatggtggctcatgcctgtaatctcagcgctataggaggccgaggcgggaggattgcttcagcccaagagttcaaggccagcctgggcaacatagtggaacaccatctctacaaaaaatagtattagcagggtatggtggcacaggcctgtagtcccggctacttcggaagctgaggtgggaggactgcttgaacataagaggctgaggctgccatgACTgtaccgctacactccagcctgggtgacaaagacagACCCtttctcaatcaatcaatcaacaaacATAAGCACAAAAAACATGCTACATCTCTCTTATTTAtaacctaaaatgaaaatattattttaaaccttTAAATATCTGATTatatactaaataaatgaaggTACCCTAAGTTGCTGGCcatgcaaaatatttgaaaatacttttatacTGTAGATTAGTGTATTTAAATCCACTGACCTTTTAACTAGTGTGATTTGTTTTCCAATTTGAAAATCATCATCTAATTCTGTGATACTATATAAAAAGTGCAAATTTGACCACACTGAGATGTTATAAACATGTAAGCAAAAGTTGCTCAAATGTCAATTACTGCTTTGTCACAAGTACACAGAATGTATACTTGCATTTTATTGCAAAACTTTGCTGTACTgagtttctaaaaattaatttgtgtCAAAGATTAATGGGGATGGCAGGTTAcagattttttctcttttgcaaaaaagaaattggcaaaaaggcaagaaaaagtcaaaaaacactGCCCTGTGCAAAGTTAGTCCCTATTCTCGAAGAGAAGCATTAACTGGGGTGTCATCATTTTAACTGACTTTGAGCACTGGCGCCTAAATCATCTCATGCTATATAACCTTAGCAGGTCcatgtggaggaaaaaaaacaataccGACAAGTAACACAAGAGAATGAGCTTTCTTCCTCATGTTGACAAAGACTTTAGTCCAAAAAAGCTCCAGGAGActgaaaatttataaatacatggACTGGCCCATACATATTATATCATACGGGCCTCCCCTCTTCAAACATGTCCTCAGCACAGTATTTTAGTCCAACTGTATACTCCATAGTTAATTTACTTTCTGATTTTGCTCTTGATCACATTTTAACCACTCTCATCCCCCAGATTTTAGATGTTATAGTTTGCTCACAAGTCGGTTTTATATGCCAGCTAACTTCAAAATGATCCACTCCTGGCTAAACATCTCTAAAAACCCTGATGGTCTCCAATTAATCTATGATTTCCTCATTACTGCATCTCTACCATTTAAAAATGCTGGGTCTCAGATTTTCAAATTCCCTTAATGGACAGCTCAAAGGGCCAATACCAAAGACTTGCAATGAACTCCAATTCTACAGCCTTGGGCTGTTCCAGGAACAAATTACACTCCACTTTCCTGCAGAGTCCACCCTTCTCGAAGCTTCTATTCCTACATCTGGAAAATGAACACATTTCTACTAGTAACACATGCCACAGTGACAGTGCATTCAGTAAGTACCGTATTGTATACTGCAATTTAATTTGGTGCTGTTTATACCTTATTTCCCAAGTCAACAGGTCTCTTTCTAAAGTCAGAAACTATATTACTCATGTCCCTTCACAACACTTAGTGATGATTTCCATAAAATGCTAGCTCAACAAATACTTGATTAATTGATGAAGCTCTCCATTTCTCAGGGAGCCTCTAAATAGGTTATCAACAAGAGTACATTTAATTCCAGTCTCTGTTTATACGGTTTTAGGTACAGTGTTTGGCAGTTTggcatctataaaataaagggaTAGTACTGAATAGTCCGTAAGTTCCTTCCAGTGAGATTTCTGAATCTCATTagacaaaacaaaacccccaagACAGCAATACCTCTATTCATGTCAGCATTGTACTGTTTTTGGAGGAAAGGAGTCAGCAACCCTGTGGGCCCAATTACCACCAGTGGAGCCCTGATGGCGGGTGGCAGGGCAGGCAGAAAgtagatgaaggaaagaaaaaataaacggAAGTGAGTGACAGATGAGTAGAATCACTAAAATGCCACCAGGTGTCACAACTGTTACTCTGCCACACATTTTCTGGTATCTTTTGCAATGCCCAGGAGCATTTTACAAATGCAGCAATAGCCAGGTATGTGGGTATCCAAATTTTTCCAGGACACCCCTGCTAGCCATTCTAGAACTCTGGACTTTTACACTTATCTCCCTATTGTAACAGTAATAATGTAATACTTGGGGTGCTCAGTCATCACATGGAATACTGCAGTGGAAAGTAGATAGTTCACAAACATGAAATAACAATATTTCATACAGTCACTACTTTTGAAATTAAATCatggggctaggcacagtggctcacgcctgtaatcccagcactctgggaggccaaggtgggcagaatacctgagcttaggagttcaagaccagcctggccaacatggtgaaaccccctctgtactaaaaatacaaaaaatcagcagggcatggtggcgcatgcctgtagtcccagctactctgaaggctgagacaggagaatcgcttgaacctgggaggtggaggttgcagtgagccgagatcacatcactcctctccagcctggacgatagagtgagactccatctcaaggggagaaaaaaaaaaagaaagaaaaggaaattaatccATAGATGAAAAGGAGTGATGCAGGCCTGAGCTGTCCAATGTGGTACAATGCAAGCTGCACATGTAATTTTCAATtctctagtagccacattaacaAACAGGCAGAATTAATAGTATATTCATTTAActcaatatatctaaaatattatcatcTGAACATGCAATCAACATAAAATTCATGCGCTATTCTACTGTCTTTGAAATCTGAAGAGTACCTTGCACTTACACACCCCAATTCTAAATTTTCATTGGAAATAACTTGTATTTGGATTTCAAAAAACTTAGTTTTAAAAGTAGACGCATATGCTCAAGTATGTTTCCAAACAGAAATAAGCTTTCCAATAACTAACTCAagttaccaatttttaaaattaaataaaatttaaaattgagcTCTTCCTCACCCTTGCCATATTTCAGGTGGTTGATTTACAGCCACGTGGCCAGTGGCTACCGTATTAGGGCAGGTGTCCTGTCTCTGTCACCTGGATTCTTTTAAACCTGAACCACAGTAAAAGAAGTTACCTCATCAACCAGCAAGTCATCTTACAGCACCCACCAAGTACTCAAATTATATGAAGTATTTTCTGCTCCACTTCCAATCCTTAAGTTGTCAACACTTTAGTAACGATCGTTTATTAGGCAGCCCTTCCAAAAGATGGAGTAACTACTTTAGCTCAAAGAGGAAGGCATATCTCAATTCAGGGACAGAATGAAGGCGCTGAGATTCAAAGACAAGCGGTTAATTTCCAAGGTAAAGGTGGGAAATCCTGACATCTTTACTTCTTTGTCCAGGGTATCAGTCATCTACAAAAGTTACAACTATTGTGTACTACAATTATTGTTTATGAGCCTCTCAACTTACATACAGCAGCTGTCACGGCATCCTCAGCTTCTCTGTCCTCCCGAAGTGCTCCCTCCTAGCTTCATCAAACAACCTTCTCTGTCTAGAGCAGACTCTGCAGAGAAGCCCCTCTTTAATTCATATTCTGAAAAGTGCTTGTTATTGGtgacataccaaaacttatgaataattcaataaatgaatCTCGAACCATCCTATTTAATATTCATAGATCTAGGTACCCAACTCTATCTAGAGAAAAGCTTTTCTGAAATACAAGGGAAGTATCCCACAACCCTCCCCCAAGGGAACCAATTATGCACACTAtacagccttctctccctgcTCACTACCCATGTCAAAGTTCACTGTGTTCCTCCTGCAGCTGATTTAAAAGTTGATCTTTTCAAGGAGCTGGATTCCTAAGGTAGTTCTATTTTGAGCCTTCTTCCTGTTCTGAAGCTAAAGTTGGAAGGGCTTAGGTGGTGATGTCATGGAAGGGAGACTGTTGGTTTTTACAGGAGGGTCTTCTCTGGCAACTCTGGGGATGCTCAAATGGGGAAAACTGAGAGTATTACTTTTGATcttttccccctccttccctttaGAGTATCAGCTATTCCTCAGCCAGCAAGAAAACAAGTTCAAATAAGCCTGCAAACAGATTTACGTATTTTACATGCTAAacatccaaaaaattaaaaaatgagaaaaagaaaaatacctcacTGTAAGGAAGAGAGGGTGGCAACCTCCTTCTCCACCCCTCTCCCTAAATATCTATCACAGGACAAGGGGCAAAGAGAATGGGAGAGACAAATGGTAACAATAATAAAGGGATTACATAGCTAGGAGGCTTGAAGAGGGAAACGCCTGGAATATTCAGGTCAGAAGGAGACCCTTGAGTCCCTGTTCTTCCACTGTGttctcctcccttttggaatggttAGACTTGGGGCTGGGTGTGTCTTCTGCTTGGGAGGCGTTTTTTTGGCTTTGGAAAAGCAAAAGGGGCCAGGGTGGGGCCTGGGGAAAGAACGCCAGAGACAGGCTGTTTAGGCCTGGTTCTGGGTTAAGCTTAGGGGGAGAATAAAGGGGGCTATGGGAGGAGGGCAGATTCCACTGGAAGACCCAGAGGGGAATAAAAAACAGTGCACCGGGCGAAgggggttctctctctctctctctccctctctctccccgtCTCTATCTCACAACCTAAGCCCAGGAGCTATTTGCTGGTTGGTGGGGGCCATAtccaaagggaagagaaaatcCCAAAACATTTGCAGACCACAACTTGCCGGAGGAAAGGGTGGTGGAAGACAGGCATGTCGAATAAAATCAGCAGGTGAAAGCAGCAATTGTTGGCCAATGCTGAGATTGGGGAGGGGAATAACCAAGAACCCTGGAGAGCAGGGGATTCCCTGGTTTCTCAGCTCACCTCTTCTCCAAAGCGGGGATAAGCACAGGTGTGGTCTTTCTCCACGAAAGTGGCAGCTGGTGTGCGGGTAGCAGAGTGAGGGAAAGAATTCCTCGTTACGGGAAGGCAGGGAGAAGCCCTGGGGTCAGCTGCGGCCAGGAGCCGGCGTCTCCGCCAAGTCCCCTCCCCCTGCCTGAAAACCGACCTGGACCGGCACAAATTACAGCAACGCACCCCTCTCCCCAATAATGTTTCTAATAAAAGAAACAGACTCTCATGCCTATATAAAAAACCGCGAGCTCTAGCTGACGGAAATAAATAGGTGAGCCCGGAGAGGAGCGGGAAAAGACTGGGAATGGGAGAACGAAGGGGGAGAAGGCGTTCCCGAACATGCAGAGAAATCGAGGCTTCTCcgccctccctccaccctcctcctctcCGGCCGGGGAGAATCTGCGTGGCAGGGTGCAAGCTAAAAACGCCATTGACGGACCCCTCTACCCGCCCCGTGCCCGTTCTCCCTCCTACCCCAGACGCCAGCGTCCCGGCCTCGTGGTAGCGCCTGGCCTCCGGCGCCGCGCGGGGCTCGCCCTCTCTCCggaccgccgccgccgccgggacTCCggtcttcctctctcctccctccctcctccacctccgccgccgccgccgccgccgcctcttAGACTCCTCCCGCTGGATCCTTCATGTAAACAACATCCAGGCTCTATTTACAGTCGCCGCCGGACGGCGAGGGACCCACGCCAGCACCCTGAacgcgggcgggggcgggggaaaAGCTAGTGCGcaacatttacacacacacaccccgcccCTCCGCGCCGCCACCCTCCTGGGGGCCGAGCCGGGCGCCCGGGGCTCCCCGCGCCGCCGCTGACACCCCGGCGAGGGCCGCGGGAAACCGCGGAAATGCCCATGGGCGAGGTCGCCCCGCTAGCCCGAGGGAAAAACACTTGCGCGCgttaacaacaacaaacccagcCCGGCAACACCCTGGGAAGTCCGTCCTGGAGTGTGGAGGCCCGGCCCGCCCCACGCCGCCGCCCCCGCGCCCTGCGCCCCGCCGCCTACCCCGAGGTGGCGAACTGCGTGCGGTCCCGCAAGGCGGCTGAAGGCAGGCGCTCGGCGCGGGGCAGGGGCGCGCTCTCGGCTCCCGTTGCCGCCCGGCCCG
Above is a window of Saimiri boliviensis isolate mSaiBol1 chromosome 11, mSaiBol1.pri, whole genome shotgun sequence DNA encoding:
- the LOC141580267 gene encoding uncharacterized protein LOC141580267 isoform X1, producing the protein MQIAGRTKEGGPGTPGGAGSSGRSLRGGGGGGGGGGGGREERGRPESRRRRRSGERASPARRRRPGATTRPGRWRLGCHFRGERPHLCLSPLWRRESALDREGCLMKLGGSTSGGQRS
- the LOC141580267 gene encoding uncharacterized protein LOC141580267 isoform X2 produces the protein MQIAGRTKEGGPGTPGGAGSSGRSLRGGGGGGGGGGGGREERGRPESRRRRRSGERASPARRRRPGATTRPGRWRLGCHFRGERPHLCLSPLWRRASPLAGL